Proteins from a single region of Lentimicrobium saccharophilum:
- a CDS encoding endonuclease/exonuclease/phosphatase family protein has translation MKFINTIFRLLFRLSGFLLLAALIAAMVSPHIDPYQCWIFAFFGLAYPLLWLANLLNVLVNIRNKVMSKVILITLLAGLPLMLRHFGIAGPDRHEMNVRDAYTLISYNVHGFSDISGEHSVFDVQFRIQDLYTQENADLICMQEYPVRRNPSGGFNRNMNIPPLLRHNHLSWYEPDGIYLESVLMTSTRLKVQNQGAVFSPDIEDFAIYTDISFPKGTVRVYNVHLQSLMLKEERTLLNNSTTGYIKKSTLRQGWITAAKLRRAFILRAYQVKCLAQHIQQSPWPVIVAGDFNDTPASFAYRIISKGLCDSFKSGGQGFISTFSESHYPIRIDHVFASPQIKILSYERKLTGYSDHYPIEVRFSFNNSN, from the coding sequence ATGAAGTTCATTAACACGATTTTCCGGCTGCTTTTCAGGTTATCGGGTTTTCTCTTGCTTGCCGCTTTGATCGCCGCGATGGTCTCTCCACATATTGATCCTTATCAATGCTGGATTTTCGCATTTTTTGGCCTTGCTTATCCCCTGCTTTGGCTGGCCAACCTTTTAAATGTCCTGGTCAATATCAGAAACAAAGTAATGTCAAAGGTCATCCTGATCACCTTGCTGGCCGGTTTACCGCTTATGCTCAGACATTTTGGCATAGCTGGTCCGGACAGACATGAAATGAACGTCAGGGATGCCTATACACTTATCTCCTATAACGTACATGGCTTTTCTGATATCAGCGGAGAACACTCAGTTTTTGATGTTCAGTTCCGTATTCAAGATCTTTACACTCAGGAAAACGCCGATCTTATTTGTATGCAGGAGTATCCGGTCCGGCGAAATCCGTCGGGCGGCTTTAACAGAAATATGAATATCCCGCCCCTGCTGCGCCATAATCATCTTTCATGGTATGAGCCTGACGGCATATACCTGGAGAGCGTTTTGATGACATCCACCAGACTAAAGGTACAGAACCAGGGCGCTGTATTTTCTCCTGATATTGAGGATTTTGCCATTTATACTGATATTTCGTTCCCCAAAGGAACAGTCAGGGTCTATAATGTCCACCTGCAGAGTCTGATGCTTAAAGAAGAGCGGACGCTGCTGAATAATTCCACCACCGGATACATTAAAAAATCGACACTCCGTCAGGGCTGGATAACGGCAGCAAAACTGCGTAGGGCATTTATTCTGAGGGCTTATCAGGTAAAATGCCTGGCGCAGCATATTCAGCAAAGCCCGTGGCCTGTGATTGTTGCCGGAGACTTTAACGACACGCCGGCTTCGTTTGCCTACAGAATTATATCCAAAGGATTGTGCGACAGCTTTAAATCAGGAGGTCAGGGATTTATAAGTACCTTTTCCGAAAGCCACTACCCTATCCGCATTGATCATGTATTTGCTTCTCCGCAAATAAAAATTTTATCCTACGAGAGAAAACTGACGGGATATTCCGATCATTACCCCATTGAAGTAAGATTCTCTTTCAATAATAGTAATTAA
- the uvrB gene encoding excinuclease ABC subunit UvrB, with translation MDFKLTADFTPTGDQPEAIRQLVEGLRRGDPAQVLLGVTGSGKTFTIANVIREVNRPALILSHNKTLAAQLYGEFKQFFPDNAVEYFVSYYDYYQPEAFIPTTNTYIEKDLSINDEIEKLRLSATSALLSGRRDVIVVSSVSCIYGIGNPDDFANNVIRLKTGDKISRNKLLWAFVEGLYNRTEAEFNRGNFRVKGDTVDIFPAYADYAVRIIFWDDEIETIESFNPSDGTVIEKLDRINIYPANIFVTSKEKMKDAIEQIQYDMMSQVEYFNETGKSLEARRLEDRVSYDIEMMRELGYCSGIENYSRYFDGRSAGSRPFCLLDYFPDDFITVIDESHVTVSQIRAMYGGDRSRKQTLVEYGFRLPSALDNRPLKFEEFEGMTGQTIYVSATPADFELQKSEGVVVEQLIRPTGLLDPPVEIRPSLNQVDDLLDEIARTVEAGGRTLVTTLTKRMAEELTKYLTKLDINCRYIHSDVDTIERVEILRDLRLGNFDVLVGVNLLREGLDLPEVSLVAILDADKEGFLRSERSLTQTAGRAARNINSKVIMYADKITDSMRRSIDETNRRREKQIAYNTANNIIPRQIIKSMTSIIGQTAVASASGKASKAYIEQEALSIAADPVVKYMSKEQLEKAVIQTRKAMEKAAKELDFIEAARLRDEMFALQEMLKNH, from the coding sequence ATGGATTTCAAATTAACTGCCGATTTTACGCCGACCGGTGACCAGCCTGAAGCCATACGCCAGCTGGTTGAAGGACTCAGACGTGGTGATCCGGCCCAGGTATTGCTTGGCGTTACCGGATCGGGCAAAACCTTTACCATAGCCAATGTCATCAGGGAAGTTAACCGCCCTGCCCTGATTCTAAGCCACAATAAAACCCTGGCAGCCCAGCTTTACGGGGAGTTTAAGCAGTTCTTCCCCGATAACGCGGTTGAATATTTTGTGTCCTATTACGACTACTATCAGCCTGAAGCCTTCATCCCAACAACCAACACATATATTGAAAAGGACCTCTCCATCAATGATGAAATTGAAAAACTGAGGTTGAGTGCAACATCAGCCCTGCTCTCGGGAAGAAGAGATGTAATCGTGGTTTCTTCGGTTTCATGCATATACGGAATCGGTAATCCTGATGATTTTGCGAATAATGTGATCCGCCTTAAAACCGGTGATAAAATCAGCAGGAACAAGTTATTATGGGCTTTTGTTGAAGGGCTTTACAACCGGACGGAAGCAGAATTCAACCGTGGAAACTTCAGGGTAAAAGGCGATACGGTAGATATTTTTCCGGCCTACGCCGATTATGCTGTCCGGATTATTTTCTGGGATGATGAAATTGAAACCATTGAGTCTTTTAATCCATCTGATGGCACCGTTATAGAAAAACTGGACAGGATCAATATCTATCCGGCCAATATTTTTGTGACTTCCAAAGAAAAGATGAAAGATGCCATAGAGCAGATCCAGTATGATATGATGTCGCAGGTTGAGTATTTTAACGAAACCGGCAAATCACTTGAGGCCAGGAGGCTGGAGGACAGGGTGAGCTATGACATCGAAATGATGAGGGAACTGGGCTATTGCAGCGGGATTGAGAATTATTCGCGCTATTTTGATGGCAGAAGCGCCGGATCCAGGCCATTTTGCCTGCTTGACTATTTCCCGGATGATTTTATCACAGTGATTGATGAGAGCCATGTGACGGTTTCGCAGATCAGGGCCATGTACGGCGGGGACCGTTCACGAAAACAAACCCTGGTGGAGTATGGTTTCAGGTTGCCCTCCGCACTGGATAACCGTCCGCTGAAATTCGAGGAATTTGAAGGAATGACGGGACAAACCATCTATGTAAGCGCCACCCCTGCCGATTTTGAACTTCAGAAATCAGAAGGCGTGGTCGTTGAGCAACTCATCAGGCCGACCGGGCTGCTGGACCCTCCGGTGGAAATCAGGCCCAGCCTCAATCAGGTTGATGACCTTCTCGACGAAATCGCCCGTACTGTCGAGGCCGGCGGCCGGACCCTGGTAACCACACTTACCAAACGAATGGCGGAAGAACTCACCAAGTACCTCACTAAACTGGATATTAACTGCCGTTATATACATTCCGATGTGGATACCATCGAAAGGGTGGAAATCCTGCGCGATCTCAGACTCGGGAACTTTGACGTCCTCGTAGGCGTTAACCTGCTGCGCGAAGGGCTTGACCTTCCCGAAGTTTCATTGGTCGCCATTCTGGACGCCGATAAGGAAGGTTTCCTGCGCTCGGAACGGTCACTTACCCAGACAGCCGGGCGGGCTGCACGCAACATCAACAGCAAGGTGATTATGTATGCGGATAAGATTACCGACTCCATGCGTCGCTCCATTGATGAAACCAACCGACGCCGTGAAAAGCAGATCGCCTATAATACGGCTAACAATATCATTCCCAGACAGATTATTAAATCGATGACCTCCATCATCGGGCAGACCGCCGTGGCAAGCGCTTCCGGCAAGGCATCCAAAGCTTATATTGAACAGGAAGCGTTAAGCATCGCGGCTGACCCTGTTGTAAAATATATGAGCAAAGAGCAACTGGAGAAAGCGGTGATTCAGACCCGGAAAGCAATGGAAAAAGCCGCAAAAGAACTTGATTTTATCGAAGCTGCCAGGCTGCGCGATGAGATGTTCGCCTTGCAGGAAATGCTTAAGAATCATTGA